A genomic window from Anopheles ziemanni chromosome X, idAnoZiCoDA_A2_x.2, whole genome shotgun sequence includes:
- the LOC131290386 gene encoding 5'-3' exonuclease PLD3-like gives MKIQIPLGRSQSPALDKGVEGAKAGGYEAPVANGPDDDFELWDQSKALRSEYRDSRWAQNGWSSCIPISIILVLIVLVVLLPLIDHGDRTGGESSRTGLGQQVRTKCPDECTIQLAESIPEGLTYPDGSVSFRSTFDAWMALIAMAEETIEIGSFYWTLKGADVYNHSSAREGETIFRQLFLAGTERKLRVKIAQSAPTSVSPNLDTDLLAKQGAANVRSVDFPRLFGGGVLHTKVWLVDRKHFYLGSANMDWRSLTQVKELGVLARNCSCLAQDLAKIFDVYWDMGVPDARVPPKWPKQYAANYNLSAPAKVQFNGEHVLNTYFSSSPPMLSPDGRTDDLAAILDVIGKANRFIHISVMDYFPLTLYSRKTQYWPYIDDALRKAAIERKVSLRLLISLWDHSRPSEDYFLHSLEALSNALSGVDIQIRRFVVPATDDQKKIPFGRVNHNKYMVTDNTAYIGTSNWSGDYFIDTAGIGMVMGSFETDGTIIQELQALFERDWNSKYAVELS, from the exons ATGAAAATACAAATCCCACTCGGTCGCAGCCAGAGTCCGGCCCTGGACAAAGGTGTTGAAGGTGCGAAAGCGGGCGGGTACGAGGCTCCGGTTGCCAACGGGCCAGACGATGATTTCGAGCTGTGGGATCAGAGCAAGGCGTTGCGCTCGGAGTACCGTGACAGCCGGTGGGCCCAGAATGGCTGGTCTTCCTGTATTCCAATATCGATCATACTGGTGCTGATTGTGCTGGTTGTGCTGTTGCCGTTGATCGACCACGGTGATCGGACCGGCGGAGAATCGAGCCGGACCGGGCTGGGTCAGCAGGTGCGCACCAAGTGCCCGGATGAGTGTACGATTCAGCTGGCCGAGAGCATTCCGGAGGGCTTGACCTACCCGGATGGCAGCGTTTCCTTTCGCTCTACCTTCGACGCGTGGATGGCACTAATAGCGATGGCGGAGGAAACGATTGAGATCGGTTCGTTCTACTGGACGTTGAAGGGAGCGGATGTGTACAATCACAGTTCGGCGCGGGAAGGCGAAACGATTTTCCGTCAGCTGTTCCTAGCCGGTACGGAGCGTAAGTTGCGAGTGAAGATTGCCCAAAGCGCGCCAACGTCCGTTTCGCCCAACCTGGACACGGACCTGCTGGCTAAGCAGGGTGCTGCTAACGTGCGCTCGGTCGATTTTCCTCGCCTTTTTGGGGGCGGTGTGCTGCACACGAAGGTGTGGCTCGTCGACCGGAAGCACTTCTATCTCGGAAGCGCCAACATGGACTGGCGGTCGCTGACGCAAGTCAAGGAGCTGGGCGTGCTCGCTCGTAATTGCTCCTGTCTGGCGCAGGATTTGGCGAAGATATTCGACGTCTATTGGGACATGGGTGTACCGGATGCGCGTGTACCTCCGAAGTGGCCCAAGCAGTACGCGGCTAATTATAACCTGAGCGCCCCCGCAAAGGTGCAGTTCAACGGAGAACACGTGCTAAACACCTACTTTTCG AGCTCACCTCCAATGCTGTCCCCTGATGGGCGCACGGACGATCTAGCTGCCATTCTCGATGTCATCGGCAAGGCGAACCGATTCATTCATATCTCTGTGATGGACTATTTCCCGCTGACTCTCTATTCCCGTAAAACGCA ATATTGGCCGTACATAGACGACGCGTTGCGAAAGGCCGCCATCGAGCGGAAGGTGTCATTGCGGTTGCTTATTTCGCTGTGGGATCATTCGCGGCCCTCGGAGGACTACTTCCTCCACTCGCTGGAGGCGCTCTCGAATGCACTCAGCGGGGTGGACATCCAGATTCGGCGGTTCGTCGTACCGGCCACGGACGATCAGAAGAAAATCCCGTTCGGTCGCGTCAACCACAACAAGTACATGGTGACGGATAATACCGCCTACATTGGGACGTCCAACTGGTCCGGCGATTACTTCATCGACACGGCCGGCATCGGAATGGTGATGGGGTCGTTCGAAACCGACGGCACCATCATCCAGGAGCTGCAGGCGCTTTTCGAGCGCGACTGGAACAGCAAGTATGCGGTTGAGCTAAGCTAG
- the LOC131291094 gene encoding probable 26S proteasome non-ATPase regulatory subunit 9: MMPFNGNDLPREELLEMIREKDKLDRKINDLGKILEANKIGMKEPLVDNEGYPRNDIDVAAVRHARRDIICLQNERSALYEQIHTALGAFHKQQKEKTVQSHNTPQHNQQHHEPMDVSESNSAKIRLPFITVQTVVPGLGADQAGLKAGDQILQMGSLSASNFKSMQQVKTILDNSAGRTVRLLVRKADSNDEAFVNIVPPKLGIAFLPINK, from the exons ATGATGCCTTTCAACGGAAACGATTTACCACGAGAGGAATTATTAGAAATGATTCGAGAAAAGGATAAGTTGGACCGAAAAATCAATGATCTAGGCAAGATTCTTGAAGCG AATAAGATTGGTATGAAGGAACCTTTGGTGGACAATGAGGGCTACCCGCGTAACGATATTGATGTGGCAGCAGTTCGTCATGCAAGACGCGatataatttgtttgcaaaacgaAAGAAGTGCATTATACGAACAAATCCACACGGCATTAGGGGCATTTCACAAAcagcagaaggaaaaaacagtGCAATCGCATAACACTCCGCAGCACAACCAACAGCACCACGAGCCGATGGATGTAAGTGAATCGAACTCAGCAAAAATACGATTGCCGTTCATTACAGTGCAAACAGTCGTTCCTGGCCTTGGTGCTGATCAGGCG GGTCTTAAAGCCGGCGATCAAATTTTGCAAATGGGTTCCCTTTCGGCTAGCAACTTCAAATCTATGCAGCAAGTTAAGACTATTCTGGACAATTCCGCTGGGCGAACTGTGCGCCTCCTGGTACGCAAAGCTGATTCCAACGATGAGGCTTTCGTCAATATCGTACCGCCGAAGCTGGGAATTGCATTTCTGCCTATCAATAAATAG